A DNA window from Ranitomeya imitator isolate aRanImi1 chromosome 2, aRanImi1.pri, whole genome shotgun sequence contains the following coding sequences:
- the LOC138667011 gene encoding oocyte zinc finger protein XlCOF22-like isoform X2, whose amino-acid sequence MWCAALQVEVSTISDPLSGDLLYKRILLSDPTRTDRDRDKMAERILPLTLEILFRLTGEDYTVVKKTSREHCQAPVSEGWGRPLSPITGPPPHPLIHEEINDQKILELIYKMIELLTGEVPIRCQDVTVYFSMEEWEYLEGHKDLYKDVMMEVPQPLTLQVLSSKRTTPERCPRPLLPQDCKQEDPNVPQDHQSKDLPHINTTETYVRGDERCEEKIPTDNRTDDCSRSSKEHMIFSDVKVDDPSITPHTFEEYVIIQDIPAAFHSIDVSSDPFQQVLSTDLSQTFKQNKNNQRHGKRQRYHARMKTCSFSECGKLFKDKRNLDIHQRIHTGEETFSCSECGKCFRNRSAFVRHQRIHKGEKPFSCSACGKCFNKKTNLVRHQKSHTGEKPYSCSECEKCFSQKSSLVEHQRIHTGKKPYSCSECGKCFNKKANLVEHQRIHTGVKPFSCSEYGKCFTDKTPFVRHQRIHTGEKPFSCSECGKCFNQKTCLVTHQRIHTGEKPFSCSECGKCFNQKTGLVTHLKMHVGEKPFSCSECGKCFTQKIHLITHQRIHTGEKLFSCPECGKSFNQISQLVTHQRSHTGEKPFSCSGCGKCYANKSHLVRHRKIHKGEK is encoded by the exons atgtggtgtgcggctctgcaggtggag gtctctacaatatcggatcctctcagtggagatcttctatataagagaattctcctgagtgaccctacaaggacggatagggacagggacaagatggcggagaggatattacccctcaccctagagattctcttccggcttactggagag gattacacagtagtgaagaagacctctagggagcactgtcaggcccctgtgtctgagggatggggaagacccctcagcccgatcacggggcctccacctcaccccctgatacacgaggagatcaatgaccagaagatcctagaactcatctacaagatgattgagctgctgactggagag gttcctataaggtgtcaggatgtcaccgtctatttctccatggaggagtgggagtatttagaaggacacaaagatctctacaaggacgtcatgatggaggttccccagcccctcacattacAAG ttctatccagtaagaggacaacaccagagagatgtccccgtcctcttctcccacaggactgtaaacaagaagatcccaacgttcctcaggatcatcag AGTAAAGATctgccccatattaatactacagagacatatgtgaggggtgatgagcggtgtgaagagaagattcctacagataaccgaACAG atgactgtaGCAGGAGCTCAAAGGAACATATGATATTTTCAGATGTTAAAGTAGATGACCCTAGCATCACACCACATACATTTGAAGAGTATGTCATTATCCAAGATATTCCTGCAGCCTTTCACAGCATAGATGTATCATCTGATCCCTTTCAACAGGTTCTTTCTACTGATTTGTCACAGACttttaaacaaaataaaaataaccaAAGGCATGGTAAACGTCAAAGATATCACGCAAGAATGAAGACATGTTCATTTTCAGAATGTGGTAAACTTTTTAAAGACAAAAGAAATCTTgatatacatcagagaattcacacaggggaggagacattttcatgttcagaatgtgggaaatgttttagaaacAGATCAGcatttgttagacatcagagaatccaCAAAGGGGAGAAACCATTCTCTTGTTCagcatgtggtaaatgttttaacaagaaaacaaatcttgttagacatcagaaaagtcacacaggggaaaagccatattcatgttcagaatgtgagaaatgttttagtcAGAAATCATCTCTTGttgaacatcagagaattcacacaggaaaaaagccgtattcatgttcagaatgtgggaaatgttttaataagaAAGCAAATCTTGttgaacatcagagaattcacacaggggtgaagccattttcatgttcagaatatggtaaatgttttacagacaaaacaccttttgttagacatcagagaattcacacaggggaaaaaccattttcatgttcagaatgtgggaaatgttttaatcagaaaacatgtcttgttacacatcagagaattcacacaggggaaaaaccattttcatgttcagaatgtggaaaatgttttaatcagaaaacaGGTCTTGTTACACATCTGAAAATGCACgttggggagaagccattttcatgttcagaatgtggtaaatgttttactcAGAAAATACATCTTAttacacatcaaagaattcacacaggggagaagttattttcatgtccagaatgtgggaaaagttttaatcAAATATCACAacttgttacacaccagagaagccatacaggggagaagccattttcctgttcaggatgtgggaaatgttatgcaaACAAATCGCATCTTGTGAGACATCGAAAAATTCACAAAGGGGAGAAATAA
- the LOC138667011 gene encoding oocyte zinc finger protein XlCOF22-like isoform X1: MWCAALQVERHLLPIQVSTISDPLSGDLLYKRILLSDPTRTDRDRDKMAERILPLTLEILFRLTGEDYTVVKKTSREHCQAPVSEGWGRPLSPITGPPPHPLIHEEINDQKILELIYKMIELLTGEVPIRCQDVTVYFSMEEWEYLEGHKDLYKDVMMEVPQPLTLQVLSSKRTTPERCPRPLLPQDCKQEDPNVPQDHQSKDLPHINTTETYVRGDERCEEKIPTDNRTDDCSRSSKEHMIFSDVKVDDPSITPHTFEEYVIIQDIPAAFHSIDVSSDPFQQVLSTDLSQTFKQNKNNQRHGKRQRYHARMKTCSFSECGKLFKDKRNLDIHQRIHTGEETFSCSECGKCFRNRSAFVRHQRIHKGEKPFSCSACGKCFNKKTNLVRHQKSHTGEKPYSCSECEKCFSQKSSLVEHQRIHTGKKPYSCSECGKCFNKKANLVEHQRIHTGVKPFSCSEYGKCFTDKTPFVRHQRIHTGEKPFSCSECGKCFNQKTCLVTHQRIHTGEKPFSCSECGKCFNQKTGLVTHLKMHVGEKPFSCSECGKCFTQKIHLITHQRIHTGEKLFSCPECGKSFNQISQLVTHQRSHTGEKPFSCSGCGKCYANKSHLVRHRKIHKGEK, translated from the exons atgtggtgtgcggctctgcaggtggag cgtcatcttctccccattcaggtctctacaatatcggatcctctcagtggagatcttctatataagagaattctcctgagtgaccctacaaggacggatagggacagggacaagatggcggagaggatattacccctcaccctagagattctcttccggcttactggagag gattacacagtagtgaagaagacctctagggagcactgtcaggcccctgtgtctgagggatggggaagacccctcagcccgatcacggggcctccacctcaccccctgatacacgaggagatcaatgaccagaagatcctagaactcatctacaagatgattgagctgctgactggagag gttcctataaggtgtcaggatgtcaccgtctatttctccatggaggagtgggagtatttagaaggacacaaagatctctacaaggacgtcatgatggaggttccccagcccctcacattacAAG ttctatccagtaagaggacaacaccagagagatgtccccgtcctcttctcccacaggactgtaaacaagaagatcccaacgttcctcaggatcatcag AGTAAAGATctgccccatattaatactacagagacatatgtgaggggtgatgagcggtgtgaagagaagattcctacagataaccgaACAG atgactgtaGCAGGAGCTCAAAGGAACATATGATATTTTCAGATGTTAAAGTAGATGACCCTAGCATCACACCACATACATTTGAAGAGTATGTCATTATCCAAGATATTCCTGCAGCCTTTCACAGCATAGATGTATCATCTGATCCCTTTCAACAGGTTCTTTCTACTGATTTGTCACAGACttttaaacaaaataaaaataaccaAAGGCATGGTAAACGTCAAAGATATCACGCAAGAATGAAGACATGTTCATTTTCAGAATGTGGTAAACTTTTTAAAGACAAAAGAAATCTTgatatacatcagagaattcacacaggggaggagacattttcatgttcagaatgtgggaaatgttttagaaacAGATCAGcatttgttagacatcagagaatccaCAAAGGGGAGAAACCATTCTCTTGTTCagcatgtggtaaatgttttaacaagaaaacaaatcttgttagacatcagaaaagtcacacaggggaaaagccatattcatgttcagaatgtgagaaatgttttagtcAGAAATCATCTCTTGttgaacatcagagaattcacacaggaaaaaagccgtattcatgttcagaatgtgggaaatgttttaataagaAAGCAAATCTTGttgaacatcagagaattcacacaggggtgaagccattttcatgttcagaatatggtaaatgttttacagacaaaacaccttttgttagacatcagagaattcacacaggggaaaaaccattttcatgttcagaatgtgggaaatgttttaatcagaaaacatgtcttgttacacatcagagaattcacacaggggaaaaaccattttcatgttcagaatgtggaaaatgttttaatcagaaaacaGGTCTTGTTACACATCTGAAAATGCACgttggggagaagccattttcatgttcagaatgtggtaaatgttttactcAGAAAATACATCTTAttacacatcaaagaattcacacaggggagaagttattttcatgtccagaatgtgggaaaagttttaatcAAATATCACAacttgttacacaccagagaagccatacaggggagaagccattttcctgttcaggatgtgggaaatgttatgcaaACAAATCGCATCTTGTGAGACATCGAAAAATTCACAAAGGGGAGAAATAA